A region from the Desulfoglaeba alkanexedens ALDC genome encodes:
- a CDS encoding TIGR03960 family B12-binding radical SAM protein produces MHERLLEGILKPGRYTGGEFNAHNKDFESAQVRFALAFPDVYEVGFSHLGLRLLYHLLNRKEAVLADRVYAPWPDFEARLRETGEPLQGIESGRPLHEFDFVGVSLQYELSYTNIFTLLDLGRIPFSAGERTVRDPWVIAGGPCAFNPEPLADFFDFIVLGEAEDVFDPLIRLHEAWRRARASRREFLEAVRKIRGVYVPSFFSVRYRKDGEVEAIEPEFPDYVRVEKRVISDLDSASPLPERPLVPLVDVVHNRLSVEIARGCTRGCRFCQAGFIYRPVRERDPQAVIASATEALRQSGYEELSLLSLSAGDYSGIEPLLAALMERCGPERVAVSLPSMRVGTLTPELMECIRKVRKTGFTVAPEAGSERLRRVINKDVSDRDLLETAENAFQLGWKLIKLYFMIGLPTETEDDIEALIRLSLEALEVAKRWRASVNVSVSTFVPKPFTAFQWRGQLERDEVERRLARVKQGCRRPGLKVKWNDPDQSVLEAVFSRGDRRLSAVLRRAWEQGARFDSWSEHMKTDVWGKAFREAGLDPHWYAQRELERDSVLPWDHLSAGVEKAFLWKEYERALAEEYTEDCRRGRCGACGACDHETVAPVIREKAPLRTAQQALPAVAGDRSFLCWIRYRKEGPARFIGQLELSRVLERALRRSGLPVAYSAGFHPHVKVSFGEALPLGMESEAEEAYLVLTEPLDAADVRNRLNPCLPAGVEVLEAARVERRQPVPAARRVTYRVSHLTPWMVKSIVRNYREHLDEFFTKTTKRRELRIRLGEVLMGIREADESSAIIDVLEKPGLCVRPQNILRFLMGEQSGALCGYRVRKLRVTPLEGGDDDSRTHYQR; encoded by the coding sequence ATGCACGAAAGGCTCTTGGAAGGAATTCTCAAGCCCGGCCGCTACACGGGCGGTGAATTCAACGCTCACAACAAGGACTTCGAAAGTGCGCAGGTCCGCTTCGCCCTGGCTTTCCCCGACGTCTACGAGGTGGGGTTCAGCCACTTGGGTCTGCGCCTGCTTTATCATCTACTGAATCGGAAGGAAGCCGTTCTCGCCGACCGCGTCTACGCCCCCTGGCCCGATTTCGAAGCGCGCCTGAGGGAGACCGGGGAACCCCTCCAGGGCATCGAAAGCGGGCGGCCCCTCCACGAATTCGACTTTGTGGGCGTGAGCCTCCAGTACGAACTGAGCTACACGAACATCTTCACGTTGCTGGACCTGGGTCGCATCCCTTTTTCGGCCGGCGAGCGCACCGTGCGGGATCCCTGGGTCATTGCCGGCGGGCCTTGCGCATTCAACCCCGAGCCGCTGGCGGATTTCTTCGATTTCATCGTGCTCGGCGAAGCCGAGGACGTGTTCGACCCCCTCATCCGCCTTCATGAAGCCTGGCGGCGGGCCCGGGCCTCCCGAAGGGAGTTTCTCGAAGCCGTTCGAAAGATCCGGGGCGTCTACGTTCCGTCCTTCTTTTCCGTCCGATACCGCAAAGACGGCGAGGTGGAGGCGATCGAGCCGGAATTTCCGGACTACGTGCGGGTGGAAAAGCGCGTGATCAGCGATCTGGACTCGGCCTCGCCGCTTCCCGAGCGGCCGCTGGTGCCCCTGGTGGACGTTGTCCACAACCGGCTGAGCGTGGAGATCGCTAGAGGATGCACCCGTGGTTGCCGCTTCTGCCAGGCGGGTTTCATCTACCGCCCGGTGCGGGAACGGGACCCGCAAGCGGTGATTGCGTCGGCGACCGAGGCGTTGCGCCAGAGCGGATACGAAGAACTGTCACTGCTTTCCTTGAGCGCCGGGGATTACAGCGGAATCGAGCCCCTTCTGGCCGCACTCATGGAACGATGCGGCCCGGAGCGGGTGGCCGTGTCGCTGCCGTCCATGCGCGTGGGGACCCTCACCCCGGAACTCATGGAATGTATCCGCAAGGTGCGGAAAACCGGCTTCACCGTGGCGCCGGAAGCCGGAAGCGAACGGCTCCGCCGGGTGATCAACAAGGACGTGAGCGACCGGGACCTGCTGGAAACGGCTGAAAACGCCTTTCAGCTCGGCTGGAAACTGATCAAGCTCTACTTCATGATCGGTCTTCCGACGGAAACGGAAGACGACATCGAAGCCCTGATTCGCCTTTCGCTGGAAGCACTGGAAGTGGCCAAGCGCTGGAGGGCTTCCGTGAACGTGAGCGTCTCGACTTTCGTTCCGAAACCGTTCACGGCCTTCCAGTGGAGGGGGCAGCTGGAGCGAGATGAGGTCGAACGGCGTCTGGCCCGGGTGAAGCAAGGGTGCAGGCGACCGGGCCTCAAGGTCAAATGGAACGATCCGGACCAGAGCGTCCTGGAAGCGGTTTTCTCGCGGGGAGACCGTCGGCTGAGTGCCGTCCTCAGGCGGGCATGGGAACAGGGTGCGCGTTTCGACAGCTGGTCCGAACATATGAAGACGGACGTCTGGGGGAAGGCTTTTCGTGAAGCGGGCCTGGACCCTCACTGGTATGCTCAGCGGGAACTGGAACGGGATTCGGTGCTGCCGTGGGATCACCTGTCCGCAGGGGTTGAAAAGGCGTTCCTTTGGAAGGAATACGAGCGGGCCCTGGCTGAGGAATACACGGAGGACTGCCGCCGGGGAAGATGCGGGGCCTGCGGTGCCTGCGATCACGAGACCGTCGCGCCGGTGATTCGGGAAAAAGCGCCGCTGCGGACGGCCCAGCAAGCGCTCCCGGCCGTCGCGGGCGATCGAAGTTTTCTCTGCTGGATCCGCTACCGGAAGGAGGGTCCGGCACGCTTCATCGGCCAACTGGAATTGAGCCGGGTGCTGGAGCGGGCGCTTCGGAGGTCGGGGCTCCCGGTGGCCTACAGCGCCGGGTTTCATCCTCATGTGAAGGTCTCGTTCGGAGAGGCTCTTCCCCTGGGGATGGAAAGCGAAGCGGAGGAGGCGTATCTGGTGCTCACCGAACCCCTCGATGCCGCTGACGTGCGGAACCGGCTCAACCCCTGCCTGCCCGCAGGGGTTGAGGTGTTGGAAGCCGCCCGCGTGGAGCGGCGGCAGCCTGTGCCGGCCGCCAGGCGGGTGACGTATCGCGTTTCCCATTTGACCCCGTGGATGGTGAAAAGTATAGTGCGCAATTACCGTGAGCATCTTGACGAGTTCTTTACGAAAACGACGAAGCGGCGGGAGCTTCGAATCCGGCTCGGCGAAGTCCTGATGGGGATCCGAGAGGCGGACGAATCGTCCGCGATCATCGATGTGCTGGAAAAACCCGGTCTTTGCGTGCGGCCTCAAAACATACTCCGATTCCTGATGGGGGAACAGAGCGGCGCACTGTGCGGGTACCGGGTCCGCAAGCTGCGGGTGACCCCGTTGGAGGGTGGCGACGATGACAGCCGAACTCATTATCAACGCTGA
- a CDS encoding Rne/Rng family ribonuclease, whose translation MTAELIINADFYETRVALVENGQVAELYIERASDTGIAGNIYRGRVVRVLPGMQAAFVDIGLEKAAFLYVSDVHHPLMEAEDLFREPREPDAVPQEGPPAAAGTLEELAAADLAPDSNGTPRSYSDVPIEDRLQEGQDVLVQVAKEPLGSKGARITTHITLPGRNLVLMPMMDHVGVSRRIENEKERKRLRDMVCAIKPAHCGFIVRTAAEGEDMEKIHAEMDFLLKLWQNVQKRAETAAVPSLVYQELDITLRAVRDLLTKEVDRLVIDSEEGYREIVNFTENFMPSLRSAVERYDGKEPIFDAYGIEMEVQRALSKKVWLKSGGYIVIETTEALTAVDVNTGRYVGKRNLEETILKTNLEAVREIAYQLRLRNIGGIIIIDFIDMEKEANRQKVFNALKEAMRRDKSKTNILRMSDLGLIEMTRKRTKESIGRVLCEPCYYCEGEGHLKSPQTVCYEILRELQRDSQDLFGRNLMILVHPHVATRFLDEERVVLEHFEEKLHASIQVKGEKSLHLEQYEMRVLDV comes from the coding sequence ATGACAGCCGAACTCATTATCAACGCTGATTTTTACGAAACCCGGGTCGCCCTGGTGGAAAACGGGCAGGTGGCGGAACTCTACATCGAGCGGGCCTCCGATACGGGGATCGCCGGAAACATCTACCGAGGCCGCGTGGTCCGGGTGCTTCCCGGGATGCAGGCGGCCTTCGTGGATATCGGCCTGGAAAAGGCGGCTTTCCTCTATGTGAGTGACGTTCATCACCCGCTGATGGAGGCCGAGGATCTGTTTCGAGAACCCCGTGAGCCCGATGCCGTGCCTCAGGAAGGCCCGCCGGCGGCCGCCGGCACCTTGGAGGAACTTGCCGCCGCGGATCTCGCCCCCGATTCGAACGGGACGCCTCGCAGCTACAGCGATGTGCCCATCGAGGACCGCCTTCAGGAGGGGCAGGACGTCCTGGTCCAGGTGGCCAAAGAGCCTCTCGGCAGCAAGGGGGCCCGCATCACCACCCACATCACGCTTCCTGGAAGAAACCTGGTGCTCATGCCCATGATGGACCATGTGGGCGTCTCGCGGCGCATCGAAAACGAAAAGGAACGCAAGCGGCTGCGGGACATGGTCTGCGCCATCAAGCCGGCGCACTGCGGGTTCATCGTCCGCACGGCGGCGGAAGGCGAGGACATGGAAAAGATCCACGCCGAAATGGACTTCCTCCTGAAGCTCTGGCAGAACGTGCAAAAGCGGGCTGAAACGGCGGCGGTGCCTTCCCTGGTCTATCAGGAACTGGATATCACCCTGCGGGCGGTGCGGGACCTTTTGACCAAGGAAGTCGACCGCCTGGTGATCGACAGCGAGGAAGGATACCGCGAGATTGTCAACTTCACGGAAAACTTCATGCCTTCGCTTCGAAGCGCCGTGGAACGCTACGACGGCAAGGAGCCCATTTTCGACGCCTACGGGATCGAAATGGAAGTGCAGCGGGCCCTCAGCAAGAAAGTCTGGCTCAAATCGGGCGGCTACATCGTGATCGAGACCACCGAGGCACTCACCGCCGTGGACGTGAATACGGGCCGCTACGTGGGCAAGCGGAACCTCGAGGAGACCATCCTCAAGACCAACCTGGAGGCCGTGCGGGAGATCGCCTACCAGCTCCGGCTCCGCAACATCGGTGGGATCATTATCATCGACTTTATCGACATGGAAAAGGAAGCCAACCGTCAAAAGGTGTTCAACGCCCTCAAGGAAGCCATGCGTCGCGACAAGAGCAAGACCAACATCCTTCGCATGTCGGACCTGGGGCTCATCGAAATGACCCGAAAGCGCACCAAGGAAAGCATCGGGCGCGTGCTGTGCGAGCCGTGTTATTATTGCGAAGGGGAAGGGCACCTGAAGTCCCCTCAGACGGTCTGTTACGAAATCCTTCGCGAACTGCAAAGAGACAGCCAGGACCTGTTCGGCCGAAACCTCATGATTCTGGTCCATCCCCATGTGGCGACGCGCTTTCTGGACGAAGAGCGGGTGGTCTTGGAGCATTTCGAAGAAAAGCTGCACGCATCCATCCAGGTGAAGGGCGAGAAATCCCTGCATCTGGAGCAGTATGAAATGAGGGTGCTGGATGTGTGA
- a CDS encoding BrnT family toxin, producing MRFIEILWRQQYAKKIIHEHHVELAEVEEVLSGKPFVRLQERGRRKGEDLYVVYGQTAAGRYIVAFIVHKGRGVAMPISARDMTRKERGYYASQR from the coding sequence ATGCGGTTTATCGAAATACTGTGGCGGCAGCAATATGCTAAAAAAATAATCCATGAACATCATGTTGAGCTAGCCGAGGTGGAGGAAGTTCTTAGCGGAAAGCCCTTTGTGAGGTTGCAGGAACGTGGCCGCAGAAAGGGTGAGGATCTCTACGTTGTCTACGGACAAACTGCGGCTGGTCGCTATATTGTCGCGTTCATTGTTCACAAAGGTAGGGGAGTGGCAATGCCAATCTCTGCGAGAGACATGACGAGAAAGGAAAGGGGGTACTATGCGTCACAGCGATAA
- a CDS encoding CopG family antitoxin: protein MRHSDKERDPLPDESASLEEVADFWATHDTTEYADAFVDVDATFDIRERHYQVEVQKDTFELLAKRAASLNMPVQKIIDEALRKELISAP, encoded by the coding sequence ATGCGTCACAGCGATAAAGAGCGAGATCCGCTGCCGGATGAATCAGCTTCGTTAGAAGAGGTTGCGGACTTCTGGGCTACGCATGACACTACTGAATATGCAGACGCCTTCGTGGACGTCGACGCTACATTCGACATCAGAGAACGCCACTATCAGGTAGAGGTCCAGAAGGACACATTTGAGTTGTTGGCTAAGCGGGCAGCCTCCCTGAATATGCCAGTTCAGAAAATCATTGACGAAGCGCTGCGAAAGGAGCTTATCAGTGCGCCGTAA
- a CDS encoding chloride channel protein, giving the protein MTVENHRGVVIRAQAIRDVLERQRTLRWVVYSVLVGSVSGLGACAFFFLLEWGKFFALEFLAGYPPAKPAGEHLVMLEAAVPFRRWVLFLLPALGGLLSGLIVYRWAPEAEGHGTDAVIDAFHNKNGIIRTRVPFVKSIASIITLATGGSAGREGPIAQIGAGFGSWMGRVLKLTVRERRLLLLAGCAAGLGAIFRAPLGGALTAIEVLYREDFETEGIVLCIMSSVVANAIFTSIFGHQAIFETPPIRVTLPAELLIYAVMGLVCVPFGYLYVTVFYGLRDHVFKRLPLKRAFVPALGGLLVGCIGLWRPQVMSGGYGTIQQALLGQLSASLMLTLAVLKIFATSFTISSGGSGGVFGPSLFIGAMLGGAVGQLSNSWFPQVVGHPGTFALVGMGAFFAGVAKAPIGALLMVCEMTGGYGLVAPMMLTAVLAVLLSQRWALYEKQVLNKFHSPAHRADTVINVLQILKVGEVYQRGTPVTILPEDLSLDALKRFMKTTRESFFPVVDGGFHLRGILSLPDLRMVLFEESLSNLLVVGELASPPVSAGLQDTLYEALLKFLRSGYGQIPIEDPVQGVVGMLRLEELMEAYHREIQRLKQE; this is encoded by the coding sequence GTGACCGTTGAAAACCATCGAGGAGTCGTGATTCGGGCCCAGGCTATTCGAGATGTGCTGGAACGCCAGCGGACGCTCCGGTGGGTTGTCTACAGTGTTCTCGTGGGATCGGTGAGCGGCCTGGGGGCGTGTGCCTTTTTTTTCCTGCTCGAGTGGGGAAAGTTTTTCGCCCTGGAATTCCTGGCGGGGTATCCGCCGGCCAAGCCCGCCGGGGAACACCTGGTGATGCTTGAGGCCGCCGTTCCTTTCCGCCGCTGGGTCCTCTTCCTCCTTCCCGCCCTCGGGGGGCTCCTTTCGGGCCTCATCGTCTACCGTTGGGCTCCTGAAGCCGAAGGGCACGGCACCGACGCCGTTATCGACGCCTTTCACAACAAGAACGGCATCATCAGGACGCGTGTTCCGTTCGTGAAAAGCATCGCGTCCATCATCACTCTGGCGACGGGGGGAAGCGCCGGGCGTGAAGGTCCCATCGCCCAGATCGGAGCCGGTTTCGGATCCTGGATGGGCCGGGTTCTCAAACTGACGGTTCGAGAACGCCGGCTGCTGCTGCTTGCGGGTTGTGCCGCCGGGTTGGGCGCGATCTTTCGGGCGCCCCTCGGAGGCGCCTTGACCGCCATCGAAGTGCTGTACCGTGAGGACTTCGAAACCGAGGGCATTGTTCTCTGTATCATGTCGTCCGTGGTGGCGAACGCCATCTTCACCTCGATTTTCGGCCACCAGGCGATTTTCGAAACGCCGCCCATCCGCGTGACCCTACCGGCCGAACTCCTGATCTACGCGGTGATGGGCCTGGTGTGTGTGCCTTTCGGCTACCTGTATGTCACCGTTTTCTACGGCCTGCGCGATCATGTCTTCAAGAGGCTGCCGTTGAAGCGCGCCTTTGTGCCGGCGTTGGGAGGACTGTTGGTCGGCTGCATCGGGCTGTGGCGGCCTCAGGTGATGAGCGGCGGCTACGGAACGATCCAGCAGGCCCTCCTGGGCCAGCTCTCCGCGTCGCTCATGCTCACCCTTGCCGTGCTGAAGATCTTCGCCACGTCGTTCACCATTTCGTCGGGGGGAAGCGGCGGCGTGTTCGGTCCGTCGCTCTTCATCGGAGCGATGCTGGGGGGAGCGGTGGGGCAGTTGAGCAACAGCTGGTTTCCGCAGGTGGTGGGGCATCCGGGAACCTTCGCCCTCGTGGGCATGGGCGCTTTTTTCGCGGGGGTGGCCAAGGCGCCCATCGGAGCCCTCCTCATGGTCTGTGAGATGACAGGCGGCTACGGCCTGGTGGCTCCCATGATGCTCACCGCCGTGCTCGCCGTCCTCTTGAGCCAGCGGTGGGCGCTCTACGAAAAACAGGTGCTCAACAAATTCCATTCGCCGGCGCACCGGGCGGACACGGTCATCAACGTGCTCCAGATCCTCAAGGTGGGCGAAGTGTACCAGCGCGGAACTCCCGTGACGATCCTTCCCGAAGACCTGTCGCTGGACGCGCTGAAACGGTTCATGAAGACCACGCGGGAGTCCTTTTTCCCGGTGGTGGACGGGGGGTTCCATCTCCGCGGGATTCTTTCGCTCCCTGACCTGCGCATGGTGCTCTTCGAAGAATCGCTGTCCAACTTGCTGGTCGTGGGGGAACTGGCCTCACCTCCCGTAAGCGCCGGGCTCCAGGACACCCTCTATGAGGCCCTCCTCAAGTTCCTGCGTTCCGGCTATGGACAGATCCCCATCGAAGATCCCGTTCAAGGCGTGGTCGGAATGCTGCGGCTGGAAGAACTCATGGAAGCCTACCACCGGGAGATCCAAAGACTGAAGCAGGAATAG
- the hemL gene encoding glutamate-1-semialdehyde 2,1-aminomutase, whose protein sequence is MHRKISDRLFERACRVIPGGVNSPVRSGRSVGVRPFFVKEAKGCRIRDEDGNVYIDYVCSWGPLIAGHAPVQVVEAVMKAAAGGTSYGIPSRLEVELAEQVAALVPSMEMIRMVNSGTEAVMSAVRLARGFTGRNKVIKFNGCYHGHSDCLLVASGSGLATFGIPGSPGVPEELVQHTMSLRYNDLDVVEEAMEHMGGDVAAIVLEPVAGNMGVVPPRQGYLEGLRRICDRYGALLIFDEVITGFRVALGGAQERYGVKPDLTCLGKIIGGGLPVGAYGGRRDVMQRVAPEGDIYQAGTLSGNPIAMAAGLAMLDIVRRDGVYEELEEKASHLAAGLGRAAEEAGVPMTLNRVGSMGCGFFSRHPVTDFETAAQSDTRAYAVFFREMMERGVYLAPSQFEAFFVSLAHEKEDLDATVEAAGEAFRATAAVLEAP, encoded by the coding sequence ATGCATCGAAAGATATCGGACAGACTTTTCGAAAGGGCTTGCCGGGTCATTCCCGGGGGCGTGAACAGCCCGGTCCGCTCGGGACGGTCGGTGGGGGTGCGGCCCTTTTTCGTCAAGGAAGCGAAAGGATGCCGGATCCGGGATGAAGACGGAAACGTCTACATCGACTACGTCTGCTCCTGGGGGCCGTTAATCGCCGGGCACGCGCCCGTCCAGGTGGTGGAGGCGGTGATGAAGGCCGCCGCCGGCGGAACCTCTTACGGCATCCCGAGCCGACTGGAAGTCGAACTGGCCGAACAGGTCGCCGCTCTGGTTCCCTCCATGGAAATGATTCGGATGGTGAATTCGGGAACGGAAGCGGTGATGAGCGCCGTCCGGTTGGCCCGGGGATTCACCGGGAGGAACAAGGTCATCAAATTCAACGGCTGTTATCACGGCCACAGCGACTGCCTTCTGGTGGCGTCCGGATCGGGGCTGGCCACTTTCGGGATTCCGGGAAGTCCGGGGGTTCCGGAAGAATTAGTGCAGCACACCATGTCGCTTCGCTACAACGACCTGGATGTGGTGGAAGAGGCCATGGAGCACATGGGTGGGGATGTGGCCGCCATCGTCCTGGAACCCGTCGCGGGCAACATGGGCGTCGTGCCGCCCCGGCAGGGGTACCTCGAAGGGCTGCGCCGGATCTGCGACCGGTACGGCGCACTGCTCATTTTCGACGAGGTGATCACGGGGTTTCGCGTGGCGCTGGGAGGCGCCCAGGAACGTTACGGCGTGAAGCCGGACCTCACCTGCCTCGGGAAGATCATCGGCGGAGGCCTTCCGGTGGGAGCCTATGGGGGGCGGCGCGATGTGATGCAGCGGGTGGCCCCCGAAGGCGACATCTACCAGGCGGGAACCCTGTCGGGAAACCCGATCGCCATGGCGGCCGGCCTGGCCATGCTGGATATTGTGAGACGGGACGGCGTCTACGAGGAGCTGGAAGAAAAGGCATCCCACCTGGCGGCAGGCCTTGGACGGGCGGCGGAAGAAGCCGGAGTTCCGATGACGCTCAACCGGGTCGGTTCCATGGGATGCGGGTTTTTCAGCCGCCACCCGGTGACCGATTTCGAAACGGCCGCGCAATCGGATACGCGAGCTTACGCGGTCTTTTTCAGGGAAATGATGGAAAGAGGCGTCTACCTGGCCCCTTCCCAGTTCGAAGCGTTTTTTGTGAGCTTGGCTCACGAAAAGGAAGATCTGGATGCCACCGTTGAGGCGGCGGGGGAGGCGTTTCGAGCGACCGCCGCCGTGCTGGAAGCTCCGTGA
- a CDS encoding AtpZ/AtpI family protein has translation MKEETKKLFRQVGYASTIGLTVAFSIVIGAGLGFWLSGVFGLPILFPVFLVLGGVAAYRNYGRLMKKIRKDE, from the coding sequence ATGAAAGAAGAAACAAAAAAACTGTTTCGCCAGGTCGGCTATGCCAGCACCATCGGGCTGACTGTGGCGTTTTCCATCGTCATCGGTGCCGGCTTGGGATTCTGGTTGAGCGGTGTGTTCGGTCTGCCGATCCTGTTTCCTGTGTTTCTGGTGCTGGGCGGCGTGGCGGCGTACCGCAATTACGGGCGCCTTATGAAGAAAATACGTAAGGACGAGTGA
- a CDS encoding ATP synthase subunit I, producing MQEILKDEKLLRRVEQWNLAILAAMTLCAVAFVSLKGAAGVLLGGAVAILSFQGLKWQLRRAFTGAGRVPGKGALFLRVYTRFLATAFVVFTVIYYGWVSPVALLAGLSVVMWSIVGVAIQQAFWIFRKGER from the coding sequence TTGCAGGAAATCCTCAAGGACGAAAAGCTCCTTCGCCGCGTGGAGCAGTGGAATTTGGCGATCTTGGCCGCGATGACCCTGTGCGCCGTAGCTTTCGTGTCCTTGAAAGGCGCCGCCGGGGTTTTGCTGGGCGGCGCGGTGGCGATCCTCAGCTTTCAGGGGCTCAAGTGGCAGTTGCGCCGGGCCTTCACCGGGGCGGGGCGGGTTCCCGGCAAGGGGGCTCTTTTCCTGCGCGTTTACACGCGGTTTCTCGCCACGGCGTTCGTGGTGTTCACGGTCATCTACTACGGTTGGGTCAGCCCTGTCGCGCTTCTGGCGGGGTTGTCGGTGGTGATGTGGAGTATTGTAGGGGTGGCGATACAGCAGGCCTTTTGGATTTTTAGGAAGGGGGAGAGGTAG
- the atpB gene encoding F0F1 ATP synthase subunit A: protein MEHPILFLNLLFEKLGLPVPHSPEDADSIVEMLLLPHVVHTWVVALILLILAKMAARSVQMVPTGGQNIFETVLSGIEDFMVGITGEEGRFAFPLIATLGLFILFSNYMGMIPGFFAPTANINTTAACAIIVVVYTHVIGVRFHGVKYIKHFMGPIWWLTPLILPIELIGHVARVLSLSIRLFGNVFGEELVLAILFFLAGLYLAPLPMMFLGLFTGFVQAFIFCLLSMMYFAGAIEEAH, encoded by the coding sequence ATGGAGCACCCAATACTTTTTCTGAATCTGTTGTTTGAAAAGCTGGGATTGCCCGTGCCGCACAGCCCGGAGGACGCCGACTCGATCGTCGAAATGCTCTTGCTCCCCCACGTTGTCCATACCTGGGTCGTGGCGCTGATCCTGCTGATCCTCGCCAAGATGGCGGCCAGAAGCGTCCAGATGGTACCCACGGGCGGTCAGAACATCTTTGAAACGGTTCTGTCCGGCATCGAAGACTTCATGGTGGGCATAACGGGCGAAGAAGGAAGGTTCGCCTTCCCGCTTATCGCGACTCTGGGTCTGTTCATCCTCTTCAGCAACTACATGGGAATGATCCCGGGCTTTTTCGCACCGACGGCCAACATCAATACGACGGCGGCCTGCGCCATTATCGTGGTGGTCTACACCCACGTCATCGGGGTTCGATTTCACGGAGTGAAGTATATCAAACATTTCATGGGACCCATCTGGTGGCTGACGCCGCTCATCCTGCCCATCGAACTGATCGGTCACGTCGCCCGAGTGCTGAGCCTGTCCATCCGTCTTTTCGGAAATGTGTTCGGGGAGGAACTGGTTCTGGCGATTCTTTTCTTCTTGGCGGGCCTGTACCTGGCGCCGCTTCCCATGATGTTTCTCGGGCTCTTCACCGGCTTTGTCCAGGCGTTCATCTTCTGCCTGCTTTCCATGATGTACTTTGCCGGAGCCATAGAAGAAGCGCACTGA
- the atpE gene encoding ATP synthase F0 subunit C, translated as MQFFIYSAVAAGFGIAIAAFGTGLGQGMAIKSSVEGVARNPEASGKITVTMMIGLAMIESLCIYALVIALILIYANPVSSLIQGFIGLAH; from the coding sequence CTGCAGTTCTTTATCTACTCCGCCGTGGCCGCCGGTTTTGGCATCGCCATCGCCGCTTTCGGAACGGGCCTTGGCCAGGGAATGGCCATTAAGAGCTCGGTGGAAGGCGTGGCCCGCAACCCGGAAGCTTCCGGCAAGATCACCGTTACCATGATGATCGGTCTCGCCATGATCGAGTCACTGTGTATCTATGCGCTGGTCATCGCCCTGATTCTCATCTACGCGAACCCCGTGTCCAGCCTCATCCAGGGATTCATAGGGTTGGCCCACTAG
- a CDS encoding redox-sensing transcriptional repressor Rex, protein MKFAKIPMATINRLSIYMRTLQELIEEDVDVISSERLAKQCGVNPAQIRKDLAYFGEFGVRGVGYHVGDLVNQIKEILGLNRTWNLAMVGLGNIGSSLIRHGNFVKHGYIFTAAFDVDPQKVGKKLPNGLIINHVDELEEVVRERDVHIGVMATPAGAAQSVANQLILAGINGILNFAPVQIQVPDCCHVENVDFTIKLDCIAYHLSSGI, encoded by the coding sequence ATGAAATTCGCTAAGATTCCTATGGCCACCATCAATCGGCTTTCGATCTATATGCGCACGCTCCAGGAGTTGATCGAAGAGGACGTGGACGTCATCTCTTCGGAACGGCTCGCCAAGCAGTGCGGGGTCAACCCGGCTCAAATCCGAAAGGACCTCGCTTACTTCGGCGAATTTGGAGTCCGCGGGGTCGGTTACCATGTTGGGGACTTGGTCAACCAGATCAAGGAGATCCTCGGGCTGAACCGCACGTGGAACCTGGCCATGGTAGGGCTTGGAAACATCGGGTCTTCCCTCATCCGGCATGGCAATTTCGTAAAACACGGGTACATCTTCACCGCCGCCTTCGACGTGGATCCCCAGAAGGTAGGGAAAAAGCTCCCCAACGGCCTCATCATCAACCACGTCGACGAACTGGAAGAAGTGGTGCGGGAAAGAGACGTGCACATCGGCGTCATGGCGACGCCGGCCGGTGCGGCTCAGAGCGTGGCCAACCAGCTGATCTTGGCGGGAATCAACGGGATCCTCAATTTCGCGCCCGTCCAGATCCAGGTCCCCGACTGCTGCCACGTGGAGAACGTGGATTTCACCATCAAACTCGACTGCATCGCCTACCATCTTTCTTCCGGCATCTAA